The following are from one region of the Cystobacter ferrugineus genome:
- a CDS encoding YgfZ/GcvT domain-containing protein, translating into MQPLSLHFLHEQAGARFQDTNGREVVADHGDAEAEYRAARESVALHDATYREALRITGEDRTSFLHGMVTQDVKGLAAGASAYTALITVKGAMVADARILRRESDLVLDLEPGLGVKVREFLEKFLISEDAELHDATGEQGVLRLLGPRTPELLGAVLGQPFAPLAPNTTRAATLAGQDVLLQGATWPSPQGVDVWVPRSGLEAVWKALVAAGSGLGLRPLGWRALEVLRVEAGVPRYGQDMVDTTIPLEANLTHGISYNKGCYIGQEVIARATFRGHMNRKLAGLRLGPAEAAPGTELKKDGKKVGWLTSVVRSPGSGQYLALGYVHRDHLEPGTVLTVGDGPAEATVSALPFT; encoded by the coding sequence ATGCAACCGCTGTCTCTGCATTTTCTTCACGAGCAGGCAGGCGCCCGCTTCCAGGACACCAACGGCCGGGAAGTCGTGGCCGACCATGGGGACGCGGAGGCCGAATACCGGGCGGCCCGGGAAAGCGTGGCCCTGCACGATGCCACCTACCGCGAAGCGCTGCGGATAACCGGGGAGGACCGTACAAGCTTCCTGCACGGCATGGTGACCCAGGACGTGAAGGGGCTGGCGGCCGGGGCCTCGGCCTACACCGCCCTCATCACCGTCAAGGGCGCCATGGTGGCCGACGCCCGGATCCTCCGCCGCGAGAGCGACCTGGTGCTCGACCTGGAGCCGGGGCTGGGCGTTAAGGTCCGGGAGTTCCTGGAGAAGTTCCTCATCTCCGAGGACGCGGAGCTGCACGACGCCACGGGCGAGCAAGGGGTGCTGCGGCTGCTCGGCCCCCGGACACCCGAGCTGCTCGGCGCCGTCCTGGGCCAGCCCTTCGCCCCCCTCGCCCCGAACACCACCCGGGCGGCTACCCTGGCCGGCCAGGACGTCCTGCTCCAGGGCGCCACCTGGCCCTCCCCCCAGGGCGTGGACGTGTGGGTGCCGCGCTCCGGTCTGGAAGCGGTCTGGAAGGCGCTGGTGGCGGCCGGCTCGGGCCTCGGGCTGAGGCCCCTGGGCTGGCGCGCCCTGGAGGTGCTGCGGGTGGAGGCCGGGGTGCCGCGCTACGGCCAGGACATGGTCGACACCACCATCCCCCTGGAAGCCAACCTCACGCACGGCATCTCGTACAACAAGGGGTGCTACATCGGGCAGGAGGTCATCGCCCGCGCCACCTTCCGCGGGCACATGAACCGGAAGCTCGCGGGCCTGCGCCTCGGCCCGGCCGAGGCGGCGCCCGGGACCGAGCTGAAGAAGGACGGCAAGAAGGTCGGCTGGCTCACCAGCGTGGTGCGCTCCCCGGGCTCCGGCCAGTACCTGGCGCTGGGCTACGTGCACCGCGACCACCTGGAGCCGGGAACGGTGCTGACCGTGGGCGACGGGCCCGCCGAGGCCACCGTGTCCGCGCTCCCCTTCACCTGA
- a CDS encoding isocitrate dehydrogenase (NAD(+)) has translation MATPRTVTVINGDGIGPEVMAATLRVLQALEVPLEFEHRDAGAECIAKFGTNLPDTTVESVLRNGVALKGPTGTVVGGGMASANVGLRKRLDLYAALRPVKSVPGVKTRYEGVDLVVVRENTESLYAGLEHIIVPGVVESLKIITEKASTRIARFAFEHARKNGRKKVTAVHKANIMKLSDGLFLDCARKVGREFPEIQYEEVIVDNMCMQLVKDPSRYDVLVMENLYGDILSDLCAGLVGGLGLVPGANIGERTAMFEAVHGTAPDIAGKGLANPTALMMSAVMMLDWLDMKEAARRFENALARVHSEAKVRTGDLGGTSSTRDFTDAIIAAL, from the coding sequence ATGGCGACTCCGCGTACGGTCACGGTCATCAATGGCGACGGTATCGGCCCCGAGGTCATGGCGGCCACCCTCCGAGTCCTCCAGGCGCTCGAGGTTCCCCTGGAGTTCGAGCACCGCGACGCGGGAGCCGAGTGCATCGCCAAGTTCGGCACCAACCTGCCCGATACGACGGTGGAGTCGGTGCTGCGCAATGGCGTGGCGCTCAAGGGCCCCACGGGCACGGTGGTGGGCGGCGGCATGGCGTCCGCCAACGTGGGGCTGCGCAAGCGCCTGGACCTGTACGCCGCGCTGCGCCCGGTCAAGAGCGTGCCCGGCGTGAAGACGCGCTACGAGGGCGTGGACCTGGTGGTGGTGCGCGAGAACACGGAGAGCCTCTACGCGGGCCTCGAGCACATCATCGTGCCGGGCGTGGTGGAGTCGCTGAAGATCATCACCGAGAAGGCCTCCACCCGCATCGCGCGCTTCGCCTTCGAGCACGCGCGCAAGAACGGCCGCAAGAAGGTCACCGCGGTGCACAAGGCCAACATCATGAAGCTGTCGGATGGCCTCTTCCTCGACTGCGCGCGCAAGGTGGGCCGCGAGTTCCCGGAAATCCAGTACGAGGAGGTCATCGTCGACAACATGTGCATGCAGCTCGTGAAGGATCCGAGCCGTTATGACGTGCTGGTGATGGAGAACCTCTACGGGGACATCCTCAGCGACCTGTGCGCGGGGCTCGTGGGCGGCCTGGGCCTGGTGCCGGGCGCCAACATCGGCGAGCGCACGGCGATGTTCGAGGCGGTGCACGGCACGGCGCCGGACATCGCGGGCAAGGGCCTGGCCAACCCCACCGCGCTGATGATGTCGGCGGTGATGATGCTCGACTGGTTGGACATGAAGGAGGCCGCGCGCCGCTTCGAGAACGCGCTCGCCCGCGTGCACTCCGAGGCGAAGGTGCGCACCGGAGACCTGGGCGGCACCTCCAGCACGCGCGACTTCACCGACGCCATCATCGCCGCGCTGTAG
- a CDS encoding translation initiation factor yields the protein MGKRDKKPEAPAPAAPFHNPFASLALDREALPPGPAPAPVKDEPAKGPARAVVRLERKGRGGKEVTVVEQLGLPEAERDKWLKALKGALGCGGAVEEDTLVLQGDQRERLPALLEARGVRRVTVG from the coding sequence ATGGGCAAGCGCGACAAGAAGCCCGAGGCGCCCGCCCCCGCGGCGCCCTTCCACAACCCCTTCGCCTCGCTCGCGCTCGACCGCGAGGCGCTGCCCCCCGGGCCGGCGCCCGCGCCCGTGAAGGACGAGCCGGCGAAGGGGCCCGCGCGCGCCGTGGTGCGTCTGGAGCGCAAGGGCCGCGGCGGCAAGGAGGTGACGGTGGTGGAGCAGTTGGGGCTGCCCGAGGCCGAGCGCGACAAGTGGCTCAAGGCGCTCAAGGGGGCGCTCGGCTGTGGCGGGGCGGTGGAGGAGGACACCCTGGTGCTCCAGGGGGACCAGCGCGAGCGGCTGCCCGCGCTGCTCGAGGCCCGCGGCGTGCGCCGCGTCACCGTGGGCTGA
- a CDS encoding hybrid sensor histidine kinase/response regulator codes for MVIPFLQNIPPPVDPVTALLSLLEEEGERVVRLWAKRIRAETHELDVPGRDLRAPLRPLVDELVRLLRDRGKDALILWPEVVRSHGARRYDQRFDAEDLAREFKALGEVLLYVYARRNRQRLEPEVATFVVELVGEAHASAQASFTRVLKTEEVRFREAAVMESVLNHVEVGILLAEPDGTVSFATPPVSRLIGMPMRAVVGARSHTSLATVLSQVNARHPDGTPFKVADMPFMQALHEHGPVRGVLMVVERPGGDEATLELSATPLRQEGDELAGVIQTFTDRTEAANQNKALLSAHDELRRLQGRLLQRTRTQALGQLASGAAHALNNLLNVLRLRITLLRREYNPEHLDSLDRTVGQVGELVARLQEFNVQRTEEHLHDVQVDATVREALELARGELEQREHPVSVELRLGSPGAVRADPGFFRELVVNLLLAERERLGDGGGRVVVQTRAEPGGQGVLRVEDSGASYSAGEMTRMFDPLSREVGAPQLSLLLAVAREQVRRWGGELTVENLVGRPGAAFVVRMPLVRSAQEREEDERLAGESWGMVGPRRFQRTRRVLVVDDDPDNARMMAELLSEEGYDVKVAPGGEVALKMWDERLYDAALLDAVMPDLSGWEVARELRQRSPHALLAIVTGMDVRGQNRANLALVDAVFRKPIDVGALDEFLGQSDLSSTGTSSPSFPG; via the coding sequence ATGGTCATTCCCTTCCTCCAAAACATCCCACCGCCCGTGGACCCAGTGACGGCCCTGCTCTCCCTGCTGGAAGAGGAGGGCGAGCGCGTGGTGCGTCTGTGGGCCAAGCGCATCCGGGCCGAGACCCATGAACTGGACGTGCCCGGCAGGGATCTGCGCGCCCCCTTGCGCCCGCTGGTGGACGAGCTCGTCCGCCTGCTCAGGGACCGGGGGAAGGATGCCCTCATCCTCTGGCCGGAGGTGGTGCGCTCGCACGGGGCGCGGCGCTACGACCAGCGCTTCGACGCGGAGGACCTGGCGCGCGAGTTCAAGGCCCTGGGGGAGGTGCTGCTCTACGTGTACGCGCGGCGCAACCGCCAGCGGCTGGAGCCGGAGGTGGCCACCTTCGTGGTGGAGCTGGTGGGCGAGGCGCACGCCTCGGCGCAGGCCTCCTTCACGCGGGTGCTCAAGACGGAGGAGGTGCGCTTTCGCGAGGCGGCGGTGATGGAGTCGGTGCTCAACCACGTGGAGGTGGGCATCCTGCTGGCCGAACCGGATGGGACGGTGTCCTTCGCCACGCCACCGGTCAGCCGCCTCATCGGCATGCCCATGCGTGCCGTGGTGGGCGCGCGCTCGCACACGTCGCTGGCGACGGTGCTCTCGCAGGTGAACGCGCGCCACCCGGACGGCACGCCCTTCAAGGTGGCCGACATGCCCTTCATGCAGGCGCTGCACGAGCACGGGCCGGTGCGCGGCGTGCTGATGGTGGTGGAGCGGCCCGGCGGGGACGAGGCCACCCTGGAGCTGAGCGCCACGCCCCTGCGGCAGGAGGGCGACGAGCTCGCCGGCGTCATTCAAACCTTCACGGATCGCACCGAGGCGGCCAACCAGAACAAGGCGCTCTTGAGCGCGCATGACGAGCTGCGCCGGTTGCAGGGCCGGCTGTTGCAGCGCACGCGCACGCAGGCGCTGGGGCAGCTCGCCAGTGGCGCGGCGCACGCGCTCAACAACCTGCTCAACGTGCTGCGCCTGCGCATCACGCTCTTGCGGCGCGAGTACAACCCCGAGCACCTGGACTCGCTGGACAGGACGGTGGGGCAGGTGGGGGAGCTGGTGGCCCGGCTGCAGGAGTTCAACGTGCAGCGCACCGAGGAGCACCTGCACGACGTGCAGGTGGATGCCACGGTGCGCGAGGCGCTGGAGCTGGCGCGCGGGGAGCTGGAGCAGCGCGAGCATCCGGTATCGGTGGAGCTGCGCCTGGGCAGTCCCGGCGCGGTGCGGGCCGATCCGGGCTTCTTCCGCGAGCTGGTGGTGAACCTGTTGCTGGCCGAGCGCGAGCGGCTGGGGGACGGGGGCGGGCGCGTGGTGGTCCAGACGCGGGCGGAGCCGGGAGGCCAGGGCGTGCTGCGCGTGGAGGACTCGGGGGCGTCCTACTCCGCCGGGGAGATGACGCGCATGTTCGATCCGCTCAGCCGCGAGGTGGGCGCTCCCCAGTTGTCGTTGCTGCTCGCGGTGGCGCGCGAGCAGGTGCGGCGCTGGGGCGGGGAGCTGACGGTGGAGAACCTCGTCGGGCGCCCGGGCGCGGCCTTCGTCGTGCGCATGCCGCTGGTGCGCTCCGCCCAGGAGCGGGAAGAGGACGAGCGGCTCGCGGGGGAGAGCTGGGGCATGGTGGGCCCCCGGCGCTTCCAGCGCACACGCCGGGTACTGGTGGTGGACGACGATCCGGACAACGCGCGGATGATGGCGGAGCTGCTCAGCGAGGAGGGCTACGACGTGAAGGTGGCTCCGGGCGGCGAGGTGGCGCTCAAGATGTGGGACGAGCGGCTCTACGACGCGGCGCTCCTGGACGCGGTGATGCCGGACCTGTCCGGGTGGGAGGTGGCGCGCGAGCTGCGCCAGCGCTCTCCCCATGCCCTGCTCGCCATCGTCACCGGCATGGACGTGCGCGGGCAGAATCGCGCCAACCTCGCCCTCGTGGACGCCGTGTTCCGCAAACCCATCGACGTGGGGGCCCTGGACGAGTTCCTCGGCCAATCCGACCTCTCCTCCACCGGCACTTCCTCGCCCTCTTTTCCCGGTTAA
- a CDS encoding cupin domain-containing protein, whose protein sequence is MDVKHLSDFLGFSAEKLQKHNLFKSERFFLDVYCVAPGQAQKPHQHAHSDKVYLVLEGQCRFRIGADEASHGPGAALFAPAGVEHGVTNDGPGNARLLVLMTPPPEHA, encoded by the coding sequence ATGGATGTGAAACACCTGTCCGACTTCCTGGGCTTCTCCGCCGAGAAGCTCCAGAAGCACAACCTCTTCAAGTCGGAGCGCTTCTTCCTGGACGTGTATTGCGTCGCGCCCGGCCAGGCCCAGAAGCCCCACCAGCACGCCCACTCGGACAAGGTGTACCTCGTCCTGGAAGGGCAGTGCCGCTTCCGCATCGGCGCGGACGAGGCCTCCCATGGCCCCGGCGCCGCCCTCTTCGCACCCGCGGGCGTCGAGCACGGCGTCACCAATGATGGTCCCGGCAACGCCCGCCTCCTCGTCCTGATGACCCCCCCTCCGGAGCACGCATGA
- a CDS encoding thioredoxin domain-containing protein, with protein MSKKANPPPPPPARGAQVLLALGLAESALSLFQWSQLLTLRQGGATVCGVSDHVNCETVWNTPFAGAVHEYLRMPVAGLGLVWGLVAVALSALYLVWQRGGRPVRPAVNGLRLTAAAGVAACAVFAAVSASTGVLCPTCLGTYVLTLAFAAVAWKGLPGALLPQAGEWGTTLKWTVGFTAAAYVALLVPGMQTPRSSSSSSATVAQTAPLPGSLEAYLKSLSAQEQQAVSDALAAYRRDIPLPALSAARRLYGTTSAPVKMVEWTDSRCPHCKSLVEALAVMKKRLPEGKLSLEARQFPLDSECNFTMPPQATDGSGIRCVAAKAQICIEDAPDYWELREKLFAVQRSLTSRDVVLQVLSSGSVSRMQLDGCIARQDTERKLRDDIAYARQHDLHGTPLVVVNGREAAAFPAFLYALVLADGNPDASAFGMLPAPRALQAHHEH; from the coding sequence ATGAGCAAGAAGGCCAATCCGCCCCCTCCCCCTCCCGCTCGCGGAGCCCAGGTGCTGCTCGCCCTGGGACTCGCCGAGAGCGCCCTCTCCCTCTTCCAGTGGAGCCAGCTGCTCACCCTGCGCCAGGGGGGCGCCACCGTGTGTGGCGTCTCCGATCACGTCAACTGCGAGACGGTGTGGAACACGCCCTTCGCCGGCGCGGTGCATGAGTACCTGCGCATGCCCGTGGCGGGACTCGGGCTCGTGTGGGGCCTCGTCGCCGTGGCGCTCTCCGCGCTCTACCTCGTCTGGCAGCGGGGGGGACGTCCCGTGCGGCCCGCCGTCAACGGGTTGCGCCTGACGGCCGCCGCGGGCGTGGCGGCCTGCGCCGTGTTCGCCGCCGTGAGCGCGAGCACCGGCGTGCTGTGCCCCACGTGTCTGGGCACCTACGTCCTCACGCTCGCCTTCGCCGCCGTGGCCTGGAAGGGACTGCCCGGCGCGCTCCTGCCCCAGGCCGGAGAGTGGGGCACGACCCTGAAGTGGACGGTGGGTTTCACCGCGGCCGCCTATGTCGCGCTGCTCGTGCCCGGCATGCAGACGCCCCGCTCCTCCTCCTCGTCCTCGGCGACCGTCGCCCAGACGGCCCCGCTGCCGGGCTCCCTGGAGGCCTACCTCAAGAGCCTGTCCGCCCAGGAGCAGCAGGCCGTCTCCGATGCGCTCGCGGCCTATCGCCGGGACATCCCCCTGCCGGCCCTCTCCGCCGCGCGCCGCCTGTATGGGACGACGAGCGCGCCGGTGAAGATGGTGGAGTGGACCGACAGCCGCTGCCCCCACTGCAAGTCCCTGGTGGAGGCGCTCGCCGTCATGAAGAAGCGCCTGCCCGAGGGCAAGCTGTCCCTCGAGGCCCGCCAGTTCCCGCTCGACAGCGAGTGCAACTTCACCATGCCGCCCCAGGCCACCGATGGCTCCGGCATCCGCTGTGTCGCCGCCAAGGCGCAGATCTGCATCGAGGACGCTCCGGACTACTGGGAACTGCGCGAGAAGCTCTTCGCCGTCCAGCGCTCGCTCACCAGCCGCGACGTGGTGCTGCAGGTGCTCTCCTCGGGCAGCGTGTCCCGCATGCAGCTCGATGGGTGCATCGCCCGGCAGGACACCGAGCGCAAGCTGCGCGACGACATCGCCTACGCCAGGCAGCATGACCTGCACGGCACGCCCCTGGTGGTCGTCAATGGCCGGGAAGCCGCCGCGTTCCCGGCGTTCCTCTATGCGCTGGTGCTGGCGGACGGCAATCCGGACGCGAGCGCCTTCGGCATGCTGCCCGCGCCGCGAGCCCTCCAGGCCCACCACGAGCACTGA
- a CDS encoding HAD family hydrolase codes for MSLSPSLPPPSAVLFDMDGTLVDNMRFHVQAWVALARSLGLDAAGAPEERFEREFAGKRNEEILPALLGRPMAADEVARLADQKEAHYRELYGPHRVALRGAPELLTRLRQAGRGLAVATAAPAANRDFVLDGLALRPFFSRVVGAEDVTRGKPAPDIFLATARALGVEPSRCVVFEDAVNGILAARAAGMFAVGVTTLIPEQTLREAGAHWVIRDFASLPEELEHWLLNAR; via the coding sequence ATGTCCCTGTCCCCGTCCCTGCCTCCCCCCTCCGCCGTCCTCTTCGACATGGACGGCACCCTCGTCGACAACATGCGCTTCCACGTCCAGGCCTGGGTGGCCCTGGCGCGCTCGCTCGGCCTCGATGCGGCCGGGGCGCCCGAGGAGCGCTTCGAGCGGGAGTTCGCCGGCAAGCGCAACGAGGAGATCCTCCCCGCGCTGCTGGGCCGCCCCATGGCCGCCGACGAGGTGGCACGCCTGGCCGATCAGAAGGAAGCGCACTACCGCGAGCTGTACGGGCCGCACCGGGTGGCCCTGCGCGGCGCCCCGGAGCTGCTCACCCGCTTGCGTCAAGCGGGGCGGGGGCTCGCGGTGGCCACGGCCGCACCCGCGGCCAACCGTGACTTCGTGCTCGATGGGCTCGCGCTGCGCCCCTTCTTCTCGCGCGTCGTCGGTGCCGAGGACGTGACGCGGGGCAAGCCCGCGCCGGACATCTTCCTCGCCACCGCCCGGGCGCTCGGCGTGGAGCCCTCCAGGTGTGTCGTCTTCGAGGACGCCGTCAATGGCATCCTCGCGGCGCGCGCGGCCGGCATGTTCGCCGTGGGTGTGACCACCCTCATTCCTGAACAGACGCTGCGTGAGGCGGGCGCCCATTGGGTCATTCGTGACTTCGCCTCGCTGCCCGAG
- a CDS encoding TIGR02265 family protein yields the protein MHRHVEQDPWDVVPPGSDEDLARRLAMASPSDTARGMFLRTTLEAVRCLGDEEAVRDCQRASGEDKLVDFFAYPVSASLRMMFIAARMLEQRCGGIDEALRALGYRAADGFLCSAAGMALQLLANGDVKKLVDNLPATYRASVSFGSRSIVWTGPTRGRLIMRREFMPYPFLEGVLMGVLDKASARDAQVRGHQLSTLESEYEVSWQT from the coding sequence ATGCACAGACACGTTGAACAGGACCCATGGGACGTGGTCCCGCCTGGCTCGGATGAAGATCTGGCGCGGCGTCTGGCCATGGCGTCGCCCTCGGATACGGCGCGGGGCATGTTCTTGCGCACCACGCTGGAGGCGGTCCGCTGTCTGGGCGACGAGGAGGCGGTGCGCGACTGCCAGCGGGCCAGTGGCGAGGACAAGCTCGTCGACTTCTTCGCCTATCCGGTGAGCGCCAGCCTGCGGATGATGTTCATCGCGGCGCGCATGCTGGAGCAGCGCTGTGGAGGCATCGACGAGGCGCTGCGGGCCCTGGGCTACCGTGCCGCGGATGGCTTCCTGTGCTCGGCGGCGGGCATGGCGCTGCAGCTCCTGGCCAATGGGGACGTGAAGAAGCTGGTGGACAACCTGCCGGCGACGTACCGGGCCTCGGTGAGCTTTGGCAGCCGCTCCATCGTGTGGACGGGCCCCACGCGTGGCCGGCTCATCATGCGCCGGGAGTTCATGCCCTATCCCTTCCTCGAGGGCGTGTTGATGGGGGTGCTGGACAAGGCGAGCGCGCGCGATGCCCAGGTGCGCGGCCACCAGCTCTCCACGCTCGAGAGTGAATACGAGGTCTCCTGGCAGACGTGA
- a CDS encoding DUF2270 domain-containing protein, producing MVNDGNDRDKNEFEVSPISDSAMAQLFRGELSRSDTWRSRLDNTTNWSLTTTAAVVSFGFTTSASPVVFLVGIWMVLMFLLIEARRYRYYDLWIRRVRLLENGYWVPLLRREPVDPDALRELVNLVERPQIQLSLFSAISTRLNRAYGPILLVLTLTWFVKVYSHPDAPEDVGEFMERASVGPVSGGVVTVVLGLVVLVFAYIFASSFFTRAPMGELRPLPRGRRAALWESFYRPYATLAPRRRSRRPASPPLH from the coding sequence ATGGTGAATGACGGCAATGATCGCGACAAGAACGAGTTCGAGGTCTCTCCCATCTCGGACTCGGCCATGGCGCAGCTCTTCCGGGGTGAGCTCAGCCGCTCGGACACCTGGCGCTCGCGCCTGGACAACACCACCAACTGGTCGCTCACCACCACCGCGGCCGTCGTCTCCTTCGGCTTCACCACCTCGGCCTCTCCGGTGGTGTTCCTGGTGGGCATCTGGATGGTGCTGATGTTCCTGCTCATCGAGGCGCGGCGCTACCGCTACTACGACCTGTGGATCCGCCGGGTGCGACTGTTGGAAAACGGCTATTGGGTGCCGCTCCTGCGCCGCGAGCCGGTGGACCCGGACGCCCTCCGCGAGCTGGTCAACCTGGTGGAACGGCCGCAAATCCAGCTCTCGCTCTTCTCGGCCATCTCCACGCGGCTCAACCGCGCCTACGGCCCCATCCTGCTCGTGTTGACGCTCACCTGGTTCGTCAAGGTGTACAGCCACCCCGACGCCCCCGAGGATGTCGGCGAGTTCATGGAGCGGGCGAGCGTGGGTCCGGTGTCGGGCGGGGTGGTGACGGTGGTGCTGGGGCTGGTGGTGCTCGTCTTCGCCTACATCTTCGCGTCCTCCTTCTTCACCCGGGCGCCCATGGGCGAGCTGCGCCCGTTGCCGCGAGGTCGACGCGCCGCGCTGTGGGAGTCGTTCTACCGGCCCTACGCCACGCTCGCTCCCCGCCGCCGGAGCCGCCGCCCCGCGTCTCCCCCATTGCATTAG